A portion of the Thermoanaerobaculum aquaticum genome contains these proteins:
- a CDS encoding ABC transporter ATP-binding protein translates to MNPWAVEARELTRAFGAFVAVNRVSFSVAPGEIFGFLGSNGAGKTTTIRMLCGLLPPSSGRATALGFDITTQALHLRRQLGYMSQKFSLYTDLTVVENLEFWGSAYGLAGPRLRKAVENGLDQSQLWDHQHLLVRELPLGFRQRLALAATLLHQPKLVFLDEPTSGVDPEARRDFWEIIDALSVQGVTVFVTTHAMDEAERCHRVALMHAGKLLALDTVANLKALIPSRSLVALEASDPGLALKVLGSLPHVEDAALFGTTIHCLLRQPHDLQQLLVELPARGVGVHWARPAEPSLEDVFVFVIQKAEQEGGKEP, encoded by the coding sequence GTGAACCCCTGGGCTGTGGAAGCGCGGGAGCTGACCCGGGCCTTTGGCGCCTTTGTGGCCGTGAACCGGGTGAGCTTCTCGGTAGCTCCCGGCGAGATCTTTGGCTTCCTGGGCTCCAACGGTGCCGGTAAAACCACCACCATCCGCATGCTCTGTGGCTTGCTCCCCCCTTCCTCCGGCCGGGCTACCGCCCTGGGGTTCGACATCACCACCCAGGCCCTCCACCTCCGGCGGCAACTGGGCTACATGTCCCAAAAGTTTTCCCTTTACACCGACCTCACGGTGGTGGAAAACCTGGAGTTCTGGGGTTCTGCTTACGGTCTCGCCGGCCCCCGCCTGCGAAAGGCGGTGGAGAACGGGCTTGACCAATCGCAGCTCTGGGACCACCAGCACCTGCTGGTGCGGGAGCTCCCCCTGGGCTTTCGCCAGCGGCTGGCGCTGGCCGCCACGCTGTTGCACCAGCCCAAGCTGGTGTTTTTGGACGAGCCCACCTCCGGTGTGGACCCCGAAGCCCGCAGGGATTTTTGGGAAATCATTGACGCGCTTTCCGTGCAAGGCGTAACGGTTTTTGTCACCACCCACGCCATGGACGAGGCGGAGCGCTGTCACCGGGTGGCGCTCATGCACGCCGGAAAGCTTCTGGCCCTGGACACCGTGGCCAACCTCAAAGCTCTAATCCCCTCCCGGTCTCTGGTGGCCCTCGAGGCTTCCGATCCGGGGCTGGCCCTCAAGGTGCTTGGCTCCCTCCCGCACGTGGAAGACGCCGCCCTTTTTGGCACCACCATCCACTGCTTGCTTCGCCAGCCGCATGACCTGCAGCAGCTGCTCGTTGAGTTGCCAGCCCGTGGGGTAGGGGTCCACTGGGCCAGACCGGCAGAGCCGTCGTTGGAGGACGTTTTCGTGTTTGTGATCCAGAAAGCCGAACAGGAGGGAGGAAAAGAGCCTTGA
- a CDS encoding TolC family protein: MKKTTLFLAFLAFPAFSWGQDTLVLTEDKARELALAVSYSLQESQALAAASQAQAAAVASKKKPQMDVQANLIQRSSVPEFRLPAVFGGQTLYSSIESVAGATLTVSQPLDASLSYRTRAAQSRSQQASIQTAQTRLDVALQARLAFWQAVLASSFVAVAEKDLQRAEQNLADTRLLEEAGLATRAAVLTAQAHREQARVALVSARSAAALELATLRSLLHLPPEQPLQLQPNSTPPPEPPALSELLAAALQQRPELAALSHQVEALGLQADAERAEKKPRFSLLAQYDYSRPNPRYFPLENRWHGSWSVGLLANFKAWDSFEAQAKAAAAAAQRDAALAQLEEAKRIVALEVERARQQLEDALALIPAASTALAAAQERERAVRETYLAGLARVEDLLAAESALARAEFELEQSRVRAWMAQARLERSLGQ, from the coding sequence ATGAAAAAAACCACGCTTTTCCTCGCTTTTCTGGCTTTTCCCGCTTTTTCTTGGGGCCAAGATACTTTGGTCCTCACGGAAGACAAAGCCCGAGAGCTGGCCCTGGCCGTGTCCTACTCCTTGCAGGAAAGCCAAGCTTTGGCTGCCGCCAGCCAAGCCCAGGCGGCTGCCGTTGCCAGCAAGAAGAAGCCCCAGATGGATGTGCAGGCCAACCTGATCCAGCGCAGCTCGGTCCCGGAGTTTCGCTTGCCCGCAGTCTTCGGGGGCCAAACCCTTTACAGCTCCATCGAAAGCGTTGCGGGAGCGACACTCACCGTCAGCCAACCGCTGGATGCAAGCCTCAGCTACCGCACCCGCGCCGCCCAAAGCCGGTCCCAGCAAGCCAGCATCCAGACAGCCCAAACCCGCCTGGATGTAGCGCTGCAAGCCCGCCTTGCCTTTTGGCAAGCGGTTTTGGCCAGCTCTTTCGTTGCGGTGGCCGAAAAAGACCTGCAGAGGGCGGAGCAAAACCTCGCCGATACCAGGCTCCTGGAAGAGGCGGGGCTTGCCACCCGCGCGGCGGTGCTTACCGCCCAAGCCCACCGCGAGCAGGCTCGGGTGGCGCTGGTTTCCGCTCGCAGCGCCGCCGCCTTAGAGCTGGCCACCCTGCGCTCCCTCTTGCATTTGCCTCCCGAGCAACCCCTGCAGCTGCAACCCAATTCCACCCCACCCCCGGAACCGCCGGCGTTAAGCGAGCTTTTAGCGGCAGCGCTGCAGCAACGCCCGGAGCTGGCAGCGCTATCCCACCAGGTGGAAGCCTTGGGTCTTCAAGCAGACGCCGAACGCGCCGAGAAAAAGCCTCGTTTTTCCTTGCTTGCCCAGTACGACTACTCCCGCCCCAACCCCCGGTACTTCCCGCTGGAAAACCGCTGGCACGGAAGCTGGTCCGTGGGTTTGTTGGCCAACTTCAAAGCCTGGGACAGCTTCGAGGCCCAGGCCAAAGCTGCAGCCGCAGCCGCCCAGCGTGACGCGGCCTTGGCCCAACTGGAAGAAGCCAAGCGGATCGTTGCCCTGGAGGTGGAGCGGGCCCGCCAGCAGCTGGAAGATGCCCTGGCTTTGATACCCGCGGCCTCCACAGCCTTGGCCGCGGCTCAGGAGCGGGAACGCGCGGTGCGGGAAACCTACCTGGCAGGGCTTGCCCGGGTGGAGGACCTCCTGGCGGCCGAAAGCGCCTTGGCCCGGGCGGAGTTCGAGCTGGAGCAAAGCCGGGTGCGGGCATGGATGGCGCAAGCACGGCTGGAAAGGAGCCTTGGGCAGTGA